The nucleotide sequence ATGCCGCCGTGACCGACATGGTCAGCGCGAGCAAGAATGCTTGCTCCAGGTCCGCAGCCGTCTCGAACACGGACACGGGATCGATGCTGGGTGGCTGCAGCGAGGGCGGCGTCGAGTCGTTGGCAGGTGCCTCCAACTCTTCTTCAGCAGGCGGAGGCGGCGGCGCTTCGTTCTTCGGGTTGCTGGCACGCACCTCGGCTTCCGCCGACACCTGAGCCAACTCTGCGACCTTCTGATCGCGCTGCTCCGCGGACAGCCCGTCGATGTCCTGCAGCTTGCGCCACACCTTCCAAGATGCATGACGCACGAAGGATTCGACCGGAATGCGTCCAGCGTGCAGCCCACGCTGCATCAGGTCGAATGTCACCGGACCCACGGCCTCCACGCCGTTGGTCACGAACCACTGGTCTTCGCCCGGCTTGGGGCCGGCCCCACTCACTTCTACAGCGTGCATCAGCACTCCCATGCACCCGAGGCCCACCTACAGGTGCTCACAAGGTGGGCGGATGTGCCCCATCCACCACCCGAAGTCAAGTCGCCGACGAGATCAGCTCCGAAAAAGCTTTTATTTCAAGCGGATACGAGTGCGACCTGCCGCGCTGAGCAGGGTGAACAGGGGTTCTGTCTCCGGGCAAACGGGAGGAGCCCGCGGGTTGGCGGGCGCGCGGCGGGCGTGTTTGCGCGCTGGGGTTGGGGGCAGCTGCGGGGGGCCGTCGGGTGACGCGCCTGCGGGGTGCAGGGAAGGCCGTCGACGTGGCCGGCTGCGGTGCGGCCGCTCACACCGCTCACACCGGCTGCTTTGGTGCGCTCGGCCCTTCACGGCAATCATCGCGCGCGCCTGTATCGTCGCGCCGCGACGAAGGGCCGTCGCGTCACGTGCGCGCGTGTCTCAACACTTTCGGTCTGTCGGCGCAATCGCCGTGCTGAGGCCTGGGAGCGGTGCGCAGCTGGTTGCGCGACCGCCTCGGCGGGGTTCAGTTCAAACCCGTATGTTGACACATCGCAGCCCACTCTCCGCCTTATCAGGTCGTGCCGTCACAACGTAGGGCCCAACGTCTCGTTCAGCCCCTTCCCATCTATGCGCATCTTGCCGCTGCTTTCGTCAACCGAGAGAGTTGCGCCGGAAAGCCAATGGTTGAGCAGAGCGAAGTTGCGATTGCACAGGGACTCGCACTGATTCTTAGCGTGCCGGATCGTTTCTGCGCACGTAGCACCGTCCGTTCCCGCGCTTGCGTCGCGGGTGCCTTGACGCAGGTCGCAGCCTTTCATGCACGATTCCAGTTCCCCTTTCAGCGCAGCGCTCTCACGAGCACTTGGCGGCGTTCGGCTCTCTCCCTTTTCGGGCGGACGACCAGTGCTGCACCCCCCGACGGCCAAGACCAGGAGCAACAAGGTCCGGTTCATTCTTCCCCTCTAGGCTCCACTCAGTTGCTTGCTCATTCCTCGTCGTCTGCCCTCAGAGAGTGCAGGAACGCCTCTAACGTCGATACAAGCACTGTTGTGCCGCTGGCGTCGTCCTCGCGCTCGTGGTCCCAGAACGCAACTGCACCTTGGTTCGAGCCGTCGACGAACAAGAGCAACAAGTTGCCAAACGGATCTTCGGCGATCGGAAGCGCATGCTCCGGAAGTCGCCCTTCGAAGATGCGCAGCTTTCGCTCGAGATCAGCGTGGCGCTCCCCCTCTACGGCAAAGAACTGCTTTACGGTGTCACGGCCTTCCTCGGGTATCTCGAATACCCCGAGTGTCGGGACACCCCTATTGTGTTCAAGTAAGAACTGCTTGTACGAACTTGGCAATGTCACGCCGAGACGGCTCGACAGTGCGGCC is from Polyangiaceae bacterium and encodes:
- a CDS encoding DUF4339 domain-containing protein: MHAVEVSGAGPKPGEDQWFVTNGVEAVGPVTFDLMQRGLHAGRIPVESFVRHASWKVWRKLQDIDGLSAEQRDQKVAELAQVSAEAEVRASNPKNEAPPPPPAEEELEAPANDSTPPSLQPPSIDPVSVFETAADLEQAFLLALTMSVTAASAQIGLVHVVRHDLKSTVCSFAQGYGAEALLGERMAENDPALLAAQAGHTIMGEMRLGEAGKHIAGRVARALPGPRGVAMVPVRLNGALIGTIELGRATRPFRAREIAAVEQAVDALVQRIEAARWL
- a CDS encoding SMI1/KNR4 family protein — encoded protein: GSQNGFECDHGREARHRAPLGRRKRGLRSRTHMHSPNSLRNSPTVVADRAFDVSYVWRNRVAGRSLGLSFSSQGRQTVLSRKGQALTAKNLGMKHSGPPLDEEGLAALSSRLGVTLPSSYKQFLLEHNRGVPTLGVFEIPEEGRDTVKQFFAVEGERHADLERKLRIFEGRLPEHALPIAEDPFGNLLLLFVDGSNQGAVAFWDHEREDDASGTTVLVSTLEAFLHSLRADDEE